A window of Amblyraja radiata isolate CabotCenter1 chromosome 25, sAmbRad1.1.pri, whole genome shotgun sequence contains these coding sequences:
- the tbx3 gene encoding T-box transcription factor TBX3 has translation MNLPMREPVIPGTSMAYHPFLPHRAPDFALSAVLGHQPSFFPALALQPSGAASLTLPGVLSKPIVDQLVSAAEAGLAVSAMGHQPSHLRPLKTLEPEEEVEDDPKVILEAKDLWDQFHKRGTEMVITKSGRRMFPPFKVRCTGLDKKAKYILLMDIVAADDCRYKFHNSRWMVAGKADPEMPKRMYIHPDSPATGEQWMSKVVTFHKLKLTNNISDKHGFTILNSMHKYQPRFHIVRANDILKLPYSTFRTYVFPETEFIAVTAYQNDKITQLKIDNNPFAKGFRDTGNGRREKRKQLAIQSLRVYEEHQKGSKENGTSDDSSNEQATFKCFAPSVSPAASTPGTANLKGALQSDGEESDMDTKDDPVEGETDSEKLSTTAEQRKDERSSVKPHLCPSDTGSRSRGHESARTDKSLADLQHSPTNTSSRTVAHNGEGSGIKSPVRDHQKGDGSIAVNKYAYSPLTVQTDGISHLNHGHLQNFAFSHNLSGQHFFSPFGAGHPLLLHPGQFAMGGAFPNMATGMGHLLASMSASTGGIGSLDPLATSQQGLPGGSAAAALPYHLQQHVLASQGLAMSPFGSLFPYPYTYMAAAAAASMPAGVPTSIASSLHRHPFLNAVRPRLRYNPYTFSMPGMDSSGLLTTAVSSMSTPAEAKVSSMATSPVSAGLDSGSELNSRSSTLSSGSISLSPKQCSEKETSSELQNIQRLVSGLESKQDRSTRSSSP, from the exons ATGAATTTACCGATGAGAGAGCCAGTCATTCCGGGGACGAGTATGGCTTATCATCCGTTCTTACCTCACCGGGCACCGGACTTTGCCTTGAGCGCTGTATTGGGACATCAGCCTTCGTTCTTCCCGGCACTCGCCCTGCAGCCGAGCGGTGCGGCCTCGCTAACACTCCCGGGCGTACTTAGCAAGCCCATTGTGGATCAGCTTGTCAGCGCAGCTGAGGCTGGGCTCGCTGTGTCGGCAATGGGCCATCAGCCCTCGCATCTGAGGCCTCTTAAGACTCTGGAGCCCGAGGAAGAAGTGGAAGACGACCCAAAAGTTATACTCGAAGCCAAAGATTTGTGGGACCAGTTTCACAAACGCGGCACTGAAATGGTTATCACTAAATCTGGAAG GAGAATGTTCCCGCCATTTAAAGTTAGGTGCACGGGACTGGATAAGAAGGCCAAGTATATTTTGTTAATGGATATTGTGGCGGCAGATGACTGTAGGTACAAATTCCACAACTCACGCTGGATGGTAGCTGGGAAAGCTGACCCTGAAATGCCAAAGCGAATGTACATTCACCCCGATAGCCCGGCTACTGGTGAGCAATGGATGTCCAAAGTCGTCACTTTTCACAAGCTGAAACTGACAAACAACATTTCCGATAAGCATGGATTT ACGATTTTGAATTCCATGCACAAGTACCAACCTAGATTTCACATTGTTCGTGCGAACGACATTTTGAAACTTCCTTACAGTACTTTCCGGACCTACGTTTTCCCAGAAACAGaattcatagctgtaactgcataTCAAAATGATAAG ATAACTCAGTTAAAAATCGACAATAACCCGTTTGCCAAAGGCTTTCGTGAcacggggaatgggaggagagagaaacg AAAACAGTTGGCAATCCAATCGTTGCGAGTTTACGAAGAGCATCAGAAAGGGTCCAAAGAGAATGGGACATCGGACGATTCATCCAACGAACAGGCCACTTTCAAATGCTTCGCTCCGTCCGTCTCTCCCGCTGCTTCCACTCCAGGGACCGCCAACCTAAAAG GTGCCCTGCAAAGCGATGGAGAAGAGAGCGATATGGATACTAAGGATGACCCGGTCGAAGGGGAGACGGATTCAGAGAAATTATCCACGACCGCCGAGCAGCGGAAAGATGAGCGCAGTTCTGTCAAGCCGCACCTATGCCCGTCTGACACGGGGAGCAGGAGCAGAGGACATGAAAGCGCCAGGACTGATAAGAGTTTAGCGGATTTGCAGCACAGCCCGACAAATACTTCGTCCCGCACTGTCGCTCATAATGGCGAAGGATCGGGGATCAAAAGTCCAGTCAGAGACCATCAGAAAGGGGACGGATCTATTGCGGTGAATAAATATGCCTATTCACCTCTGACCGTGCAGACGGATGGCATTTCGCACTTGAACCATGGACATTTACAGAACTTCGCCTTTTCTCACAACTTGTCCGGTCAGCACTTCTTCAGCCCGTTTGGTGCCGGCCACCCCCTTCTGTTGCACCCTGGTCAGTTCGCTATGGGTGGGGCTTTCCCTAATATGGCAACGGGTATGGGTCATCTTCTGGCCTCCATGTCGGCGTCCACAGGCGGGATCGGCAGTCTGGACCCCCTGGCTACATCACAGCAGGGATTACCcggcgggtcggcggcggcaGCTCTACCCTATCACCTCCAGCAGCATGTCTTGGCTTCACAG GGTCTTGCGATGTCACCGTTTGGTAGTCTTTTTCCTTACCCTTACACCTATATGGCGGCTGCGGCTGCGGCCTCAATGCCCGCTGGAGTCCCTACATCCATCGCATCCTCGTTACATCGCCACCCCTTCCTCAACGCCGTCCGTCCTCGCTTGAGGTACAACCCTTACACGTTCTCCATGCCAGGAATGGACAGTAGCGGCTTGTTGACCACCGCTGTGTCGTCTATGTCCACCCCAGCTGAGGCTAAGGTCAGCAGCATGGCGACCAGCCCCGTATCAGCGGGCCTGGACTCGGGATCAGAGCTGAACAGCAGGTCCTCGACTCTCTCCTCGGGCTCCATCTCCCTGTCTCCGAAACAGTGTTCAGAGAAAGAAACGTCCAGCGAGCTTCAGAACATCCAGCGCCTGGTCAGTGGACTGGAAAGCAAACAAGATCGGTCAACCAGGAGCAGCTCCCCCTGA